The following proteins are co-located in the Nitrospirota bacterium genome:
- a CDS encoding aminodeoxychorismate/anthranilate synthase component II — translation MLLMIDNYDSFTYNLVQYLGELGQEIRVVRNDKATIAEIEAMEPEYIVISPGPCTPREAGISVEVVRNLVGKVPILGVCLGHQSLGAAFGGDIVGARCLMHGKISRIHHDGKTIFEGIENPFVATRYHSLVIRPESLPDCYDLSAWTDDGEIMAIRHKEHVLEGVQFHPESILTTVGKDILRNFLNLGRGR, via the coding sequence ATGCTCCTGATGATAGACAACTACGATTCCTTTACCTATAACCTGGTCCAGTACCTGGGGGAGCTGGGGCAGGAGATAAGAGTGGTCCGCAACGACAAGGCCACCATCGCCGAGATAGAGGCCATGGAGCCCGAGTATATCGTCATCTCTCCCGGCCCGTGCACGCCCAGGGAGGCGGGCATCTCGGTGGAGGTGGTCCGCAACCTGGTGGGCAAGGTGCCCATCCTTGGCGTGTGCCTGGGCCATCAGTCCCTGGGGGCGGCCTTCGGGGGCGACATCGTGGGGGCCAGGTGCCTCATGCACGGAAAGATTTCCCGGATTCACCACGACGGAAAGACCATCTTCGAGGGCATCGAGAATCCCTTCGTGGCCACGCGCTACCACTCCCTGGTCATTCGCCCGGAGAGCCTTCCGGACTGCTACGATCTCAGCGCCTGGACCGACGACGGCGAGATCATGGCCATCCGGCACAAGGAGCACGTCTTGGAGGGCGTCCAGTTCCATCCGGAGTCCATTCTCACCACCGTGGGGAAGGACATACTGAGGAATTTTCTGAATCTGGGGAGGGGGCGATGA
- the trpD gene encoding anthranilate phosphoribosyltransferase, with protein sequence MIKEAIGILVGGIDLSEEEMTACMTEIMEGVARDAQIGAFLTALRMKGESVTEITGAARVMREKANRIEAPPGTLDTCGTGGDMAGTFNISTTTALVVAAAGVPVAKHGNRSVSSESGSADVLDALGVKIDLPPEKVERCLRETGFGFLFAPLFHPAMKFAIGPRRELGVRTIFNILGPITNPAGAKRQIVGVFAHSLTETLCRVLGNLGAEDAMVVHGEDGLDEITITDGTMVSRWRDGRVESSVIAPEDFGFKRADVEDISGADKETNARITLAVLGGERGPRRDVVIMNSAAALLVAGKARDLREGAERAAGAIDSGRALAKLKEIRALTQGA encoded by the coding sequence ATGATAAAGGAGGCGATAGGCATTCTGGTGGGGGGTATCGACCTCTCCGAGGAAGAGATGACGGCATGCATGACCGAGATAATGGAAGGGGTGGCCCGCGACGCCCAGATAGGGGCGTTCCTGACGGCCCTCAGGATGAAGGGCGAATCGGTCACGGAGATTACCGGGGCGGCCCGGGTGATGCGCGAGAAGGCCAACCGCATAGAGGCGCCGCCGGGCACGCTGGACACATGCGGGACCGGCGGGGACATGGCCGGCACCTTCAACATCTCCACCACGACGGCCCTGGTGGTGGCGGCCGCCGGCGTGCCGGTGGCCAAGCACGGCAACAGGTCCGTCTCCAGCGAATCGGGGAGCGCGGACGTCCTGGACGCCCTGGGTGTGAAGATAGACCTTCCGCCGGAGAAAGTGGAGCGCTGCCTCCGGGAGACGGGCTTCGGGTTTCTCTTCGCCCCCCTGTTTCACCCGGCCATGAAGTTCGCCATCGGTCCCCGGCGCGAGTTGGGGGTGCGGACCATCTTCAACATCCTGGGGCCCATAACCAACCCGGCCGGGGCGAAGCGGCAGATTGTGGGGGTCTTTGCCCACAGCCTCACCGAGACCCTCTGCCGCGTGCTGGGCAACCTGGGGGCCGAGGACGCCATGGTGGTGCACGGCGAGGACGGCCTGGACGAGATAACCATTACGGACGGAACGATGGTCTCACGCTGGAGGGACGGACGGGTGGAGAGCTCCGTCATCGCACCCGAGGACTTCGGCTTCAAGAGGGCCGACGTGGAGGACATCTCCGGGGCCGACAAGGAGACCAACGCCAGGATAACCCTGGCCGTCCTGGGCGGGGAGCGGGGGCCCAGGCGGGACGTGGTCATCATGAATTCGGCCGCCGCTTTGCTGGTGGCGGGCAAGGCCCGGGACCTCCGGGAAGGGGCGGAGAGGGCGGCCGGGGCCATCGATTCGGGCAGGGCGCTGGCCAAGCTCAAGGAGATAAGGGCGCTGACGCAGGGCGCGTAG
- a CDS encoding Gfo/Idh/MocA family oxidoreductase — MSIKAAVVGVGYLGRHHARIYADLEGVELVGVVDSDPEARASVAARCGCKAFADYHDVLDDVQALSIATPTSTHHEIALACLRAGKDLLVEKPLASTVREADALVEEADKRGCVLQVGHLERYNPAVVAVAGLVREPEFIESERVSPFLGRGTDVDVTLDLMIHDVDIVTSLLGGAEVADVRVVGAKVLTDKVDVVKAWVDFEGGVSALITASRISRAKQRLLKIYQKDGFLLLNYQDLRITRHFKNGTGDIRTEVMDVEAREPLREELSDFIQCVRWRRRPRVSGREGRNALRVTLDITSKIRNASGI; from the coding sequence TTGAGCATAAAAGCAGCGGTCGTGGGGGTCGGTTACCTGGGCAGGCACCATGCGCGGATATACGCCGACCTCGAGGGAGTGGAGCTGGTGGGCGTGGTGGACAGCGACCCGGAGGCACGGGCCTCCGTTGCGGCCCGGTGCGGATGCAAGGCCTTCGCGGATTACCACGATGTCCTCGATGATGTGCAGGCCCTGAGTATCGCCACGCCGACGTCCACGCACCACGAGATAGCCCTCGCCTGCCTCCGGGCGGGAAAGGACCTCCTGGTGGAAAAACCCCTCGCCTCCACGGTACGGGAGGCCGACGCCCTGGTGGAGGAGGCGGACAAGAGGGGGTGTGTGCTTCAGGTGGGGCACCTGGAGCGGTACAACCCCGCCGTGGTGGCCGTCGCCGGGCTGGTCAGGGAGCCGGAGTTCATAGAGTCCGAGCGGGTTTCGCCCTTTCTGGGCAGAGGCACCGACGTTGACGTCACGTTGGACCTGATGATACATGACGTGGACATCGTGACCAGCCTTCTGGGCGGGGCGGAGGTAGCGGACGTCCGGGTCGTGGGGGCCAAGGTGCTCACGGACAAGGTGGACGTGGTCAAGGCCTGGGTGGACTTCGAGGGAGGCGTATCGGCCCTGATTACGGCCAGCCGCATCTCCCGGGCCAAGCAGCGCCTTCTGAAGATATACCAGAAAGACGGGTTCCTCCTGCTGAACTATCAGGACCTGAGAATCACGCGTCATTTTAAGAACGGCACGGGAGACATCCGGACCGAGGTCATGGATGTGGAGGCCAGGGAGCCGCTCAGGGAGGAGCTTTCCGATTTCATCCAGTGCGTGCGTTGGCGCCGCCGCCCCCGGGTCTCGGGCCGCGAGGGACGCAATGCCCTCCGCGTGACGCTGGACATCACGAGCAAGATAAGGAACGCAAGCGGAATATGA
- a CDS encoding DegT/DnrJ/EryC1/StrS family aminotransferase — MIQMVNLKKHFEEIRDEVVDTLIEVLESTRYVLGPHVEEFERAVADYCGAAEGVGVASGTDALHLSVKGLGIGKGDEVITTPFTFFATVESIMYENATPVFADIEPDTFNIDPAKIEQRITPRTRAIMPVHMFGHPADMDGIMDIARRHGLRVIEDCAQAFGAGIRGRKVGGFGDTGCFSFYPSKNLGAFGDGGMVVMKHNGAMAAEMRRLRNHGSRGGYAHESVGFNSRLDELQAAFLLIKMKRIDTYNEKRRAKAALYTEALSPHAACPVQRDGCVHVYHQYTIRTARRDEVQRKLREAGIASTIYYPVPVHLQPAMASMGFKAGDYPVAEQASREVLSLPICPETEESTISRVSEVIAKV, encoded by the coding sequence ATGATCCAGATGGTCAATCTCAAGAAGCACTTCGAGGAAATCAGGGACGAGGTCGTGGACACGCTGATTGAGGTCCTGGAGAGCACGCGCTATGTGCTCGGCCCCCACGTGGAGGAGTTCGAAAGGGCGGTGGCGGACTACTGCGGCGCCGCCGAGGGCGTGGGGGTTGCCTCCGGGACGGACGCCCTTCACCTGTCGGTCAAGGGGCTCGGCATCGGCAAGGGAGACGAGGTCATCACCACGCCCTTTACCTTCTTTGCCACCGTGGAGTCCATCATGTACGAGAACGCCACGCCGGTCTTCGCGGACATCGAGCCCGATACGTTCAACATCGACCCGGCGAAGATAGAGCAGAGGATAACACCCCGCACCAGGGCCATCATGCCGGTGCATATGTTCGGGCATCCCGCCGACATGGACGGCATCATGGACATCGCCCGGAGGCACGGCCTCCGGGTCATCGAGGACTGCGCCCAGGCCTTCGGAGCCGGCATCCGGGGCAGAAAGGTAGGCGGCTTCGGGGATACCGGCTGCTTCAGCTTCTACCCGAGCAAGAACCTCGGGGCCTTCGGCGATGGGGGCATGGTGGTCATGAAGCACAACGGGGCGATGGCCGCGGAGATGAGGAGGCTCAGAAACCACGGCTCCCGGGGAGGGTATGCCCATGAGAGCGTAGGGTTCAACAGCCGGCTCGACGAGCTGCAGGCGGCTTTTCTGCTCATCAAGATGAAGAGAATAGACACCTATAACGAAAAGCGGAGGGCCAAGGCGGCCCTTTACACCGAGGCCCTCTCGCCCCATGCCGCATGCCCGGTGCAGAGGGACGGCTGCGTGCACGTCTATCACCAGTACACCATCCGCACGGCCCGGCGCGATGAGGTCCAGCGGAAGCTCCGCGAGGCGGGCATCGCCTCCACCATCTACTATCCCGTGCCCGTGCACCTTCAGCCTGCCATGGCTTCCATGGGCTTCAAGGCGGGGGATTACCCGGTGGCCGAGCAGGCGTCCCGCGAGGTCCTCTCCCTGCCCATCTGTCCGGAGACCGAGGAGTCCACAATCTCGCGGGTTTCAGAGGTTATCGCCAAGGTCTGA
- the lpxB gene encoding lipid-A-disaccharide synthase produces the protein MGEKTVMIVAGESSGELYGALLAGELRNLMPGVRILGVGGQRMKEAGVEVFAGIAGAFGLTEALSAYRDVRRSYRKAVGALTKDRPDVVVLIDYPDFNFRLAARAKEQGIPVLYYVSPQVWAWRRGRVKTMARIADRVAVVLPFEEEIYREAGLPCEFVGHPVLDDMSSPTGDKAKAKEALGLEADRPYLAVLPGSRRSELSRLLPLVLAVVRGFRARHPEYGYVLPVAPNVRMEEYRSWFDALKREGVAVTHEGAVLAFDASEAAVVASGTAALQAVLREVPLVVIYKVFPLTYFLGRIFINVKFINIANLILGREAVPELIQKEATPEGVLEALEPLLAEGSRRERMLEDLRAVKGMFGERRPSRRVAEMAAEMAGGRA, from the coding sequence ATGGGGGAGAAAACGGTCATGATAGTTGCCGGGGAGAGTTCCGGCGAACTGTACGGCGCCCTCCTGGCCGGGGAGCTCCGGAACCTCATGCCCGGCGTGCGCATCCTGGGCGTGGGGGGCCAGAGGATGAAGGAGGCCGGCGTGGAGGTCTTTGCCGGCATCGCCGGGGCCTTCGGCCTGACCGAGGCCCTCTCGGCGTACCGGGACGTCCGCCGGAGCTATCGGAAGGCGGTGGGTGCGCTCACGAAGGACAGGCCCGACGTCGTCGTCCTCATCGATTACCCGGACTTCAATTTTCGCCTGGCCGCGCGGGCGAAGGAGCAGGGCATCCCCGTGCTCTACTACGTAAGCCCCCAGGTGTGGGCGTGGCGGAGGGGAAGGGTGAAGACCATGGCCCGTATAGCCGACAGGGTGGCCGTGGTCCTGCCCTTCGAGGAGGAAATATACAGGGAGGCGGGCCTGCCGTGCGAGTTCGTCGGACACCCCGTCCTGGACGATATGTCTTCCCCCACCGGGGACAAGGCGAAGGCCAAGGAGGCCCTGGGCCTCGAGGCGGACAGGCCGTACCTGGCCGTTTTGCCGGGGAGCAGGCGGAGCGAGCTTTCCAGGCTCCTGCCTCTCGTGCTCGCTGTGGTGCGTGGTTTCCGGGCGAGGCACCCGGAGTATGGATACGTTCTTCCCGTTGCCCCCAACGTACGGATGGAAGAGTACAGGTCCTGGTTCGACGCCCTGAAACGGGAGGGGGTGGCCGTCACGCACGAGGGGGCCGTCCTGGCCTTCGATGCTTCGGAGGCGGCCGTGGTGGCCTCCGGGACGGCCGCCTTGCAGGCGGTTCTGAGGGAGGTGCCCCTCGTGGTCATCTACAAGGTCTTTCCTCTGACCTATTTTCTGGGCAGGATCTTCATCAATGTGAAGTTCATCAACATCGCCAACCTCATCTTGGGAAGGGAGGCCGTGCCCGAGCTCATTCAGAAGGAGGCGACGCCGGAGGGAGTCCTCGAGGCCCTGGAGCCCCTCCTGGCCGAGGGGAGCCGGAGGGAGCGGATGCTTGAAGACCTGAGGGCGGTAAAGGGCATGTTCGGGGAGCGCCGCCCGTCGCGGCGGGTGGCCGAGATGGCGGCCGAGATGGCCGGGGGCCGGGCATGA
- a CDS encoding ABC transporter ATP-binding protein, translating to MKRLLSIVAPYRDRVILSALCSTVVSAANGSLAWLVKPAVDKIFIQGNSGYLVLIGLGVAAVFLLRGVFSFAQNYLMHSVGAKIVRDIRNDLFSHMAYLPLSDFGAESTGAMMSRVISDAATLQELLALRVKDLFVRTGTILVLVGVAFYRRWDLTLIALTVLPFAFYAVGRLGKRLKRVSVKAQMKLANISESLAEGIRGIKIVKSFNMQDRETARFREMTQSYYREYMRSIRIRETAGLIMEVVAGAGIAVIIYYGGTLVAGGAMSSGDFFSFLAAIFMVYTPAKKLAQIGNSLQQARAYVTRIDEVLSKSPEPEGAHDLQPFEKAIAYESVSFRYPGRESDAVRGVDLAARKGELVALVGRSGSGKTTLLDLLSRFYLPQEGRILIDGMDISQASLRSLRGQIGVVSQDVLLFNGTVGANIAYGKEDAGPEEVERAARAAFAHDFIMELPQGYETVIGEGGARLSGGQRQRISIARAILKDPPILILDEATSSLDTQSELMVQRALDTLMEKREATPEGLTGSASSGSYGGPSSGKTVFVIAHRLSTIRKADRIVVLEDGRVKEEGSHKELLARGGIYRELYALQGSPDARPL from the coding sequence ATGAAGAGACTTCTTTCCATTGTTGCACCCTACAGGGACCGCGTCATCCTGAGCGCCCTCTGCAGCACTGTCGTGAGCGCTGCCAACGGCTCCCTGGCCTGGCTGGTCAAGCCCGCGGTGGACAAGATTTTCATCCAGGGCAATAGCGGCTACCTTGTCCTCATCGGCCTGGGCGTTGCCGCGGTCTTTCTGCTCAGGGGGGTCTTCAGCTTCGCCCAGAACTACCTCATGCACTCGGTGGGGGCCAAGATAGTCCGGGACATAAGAAACGACCTCTTCAGCCACATGGCCTACCTTCCCCTCAGCGACTTCGGCGCGGAGAGCACGGGGGCAATGATGTCGCGCGTCATAAGCGACGCCGCTACGCTCCAGGAGCTTCTGGCCCTCCGGGTCAAGGACCTGTTCGTCCGCACCGGGACCATCCTGGTGCTGGTAGGGGTGGCCTTCTACCGCCGCTGGGACTTGACGCTCATCGCGCTCACGGTGCTGCCCTTTGCGTTCTACGCGGTGGGCAGGCTGGGAAAGAGGCTCAAGAGGGTCTCGGTGAAGGCCCAGATGAAGCTCGCCAACATATCCGAGTCGCTGGCCGAAGGCATCCGGGGCATCAAGATTGTCAAGTCCTTCAACATGCAGGACCGGGAGACGGCGCGTTTCCGCGAGATGACCCAGAGCTACTACCGCGAGTACATGCGGAGCATCCGCATCAGGGAGACCGCCGGGCTTATCATGGAGGTCGTGGCGGGTGCCGGGATTGCCGTCATCATCTATTACGGCGGCACCCTGGTGGCCGGAGGAGCCATGTCCTCGGGGGACTTCTTCTCGTTTCTGGCCGCCATTTTCATGGTCTATACGCCGGCCAAGAAACTTGCCCAGATAGGAAATTCGCTCCAGCAGGCCCGGGCCTACGTCACCCGCATCGACGAGGTCCTGTCCAAGAGCCCGGAGCCCGAGGGGGCCCACGACCTTCAACCTTTCGAGAAGGCCATCGCCTATGAGTCCGTCTCCTTCCGCTATCCCGGCAGGGAGAGCGACGCCGTCCGCGGCGTGGACCTCGCGGCGCGAAAAGGGGAGCTGGTGGCCCTGGTCGGCCGGAGCGGCTCGGGGAAGACCACCCTCCTGGACCTCCTTTCCCGGTTTTATCTTCCGCAGGAGGGGCGCATCCTGATAGACGGGATGGACATAAGCCAGGCGAGCCTCCGCTCCCTGAGGGGGCAGATAGGCGTCGTGAGCCAGGACGTCCTGCTTTTCAACGGTACGGTGGGGGCCAACATCGCCTATGGCAAAGAGGACGCCGGCCCCGAAGAGGTTGAGAGGGCGGCCCGCGCAGCCTTCGCCCATGATTTCATCATGGAGCTTCCCCAGGGCTACGAGACGGTCATCGGCGAGGGAGGGGCGCGTCTGTCGGGCGGCCAGAGGCAGCGGATATCCATCGCCCGGGCCATCTTGAAGGACCCGCCCATCCTCATTCTGGATGAGGCCACCTCATCACTGGACACCCAGTCGGAGCTCATGGTGCAGCGCGCCCTGGATACGTTGATGGAGAAACGCGAGGCCACCCCGGAGGGCCTGACGGGGAGTGCCTCTTCGGGTTCTTATGGCGGCCCCTCTTCCGGAAAAACCGTCTTTGTCATAGCGCACCGGCTCTCCACCATCCGGAAGGCCGACCGGATAGTCGTCCTGGAGGACGGCAGGGTCAAGGAGGAAGGAAGCCACAAGGAACTCCTCGCCCGGGGCGGCATATACCGCGAGCTTTATGCCCTCCAGGGGAGCCCGGATGCTCGCCCTCTATAG
- a CDS encoding 3-deoxy-D-manno-octulosonic acid transferase, whose product MLALYSALYSLALAALFPREYGKRRGELRRRWLGERLGGLPPRESSRPLVWLHAVSVGEVAASVPFVRGLTERHPGLDVVVSTVTDTGQAVARERLGRLARVVYVPFDLRLSVRRALARLRPSLFIAMETELWPNTFRAMREAQVPVVILNGRISESSFRGYRKVRFLMRRVLRDVTLFCMQDDEYARRIRELGAGEEDVLVTGSFKFDVTAKGGDIPWAGGLTGPVVVAGSTHRGEDEIMLGLFRALKQDFPALTLILVPRHPERFDEVDALVRKEGLPLVRRTGLSGGERVSGSVVLLDTVGELSSVYGIADVVVMGGSFIRHGGQNPLEAMAWGKPVVCGPHMENFHFIKEFYDRGAAIEARENTLAQSVRGLLSSPQKRQSMGARARDILKANQGAVGRALDAVERFLPALP is encoded by the coding sequence ATGCTCGCCCTCTATAGCGCCCTGTACTCGCTGGCCCTTGCCGCCCTCTTTCCCCGCGAGTACGGAAAGAGGCGGGGGGAGCTCAGGCGGCGCTGGCTGGGCGAAAGGCTGGGGGGGCTGCCCCCGCGCGAGAGCTCCCGCCCGCTTGTCTGGCTCCATGCCGTCTCGGTGGGCGAGGTGGCCGCATCCGTTCCCTTCGTACGGGGGCTCACGGAGCGCCATCCGGGGCTTGACGTCGTGGTCTCCACCGTCACCGACACCGGACAGGCCGTGGCCAGGGAAAGGCTCGGCCGTCTTGCCCGGGTGGTTTATGTGCCGTTCGACCTTCGCCTGAGCGTCAGGAGGGCCCTCGCCCGCCTGAGGCCGAGCCTTTTCATCGCCATGGAGACCGAGCTCTGGCCCAACACGTTCCGGGCCATGCGGGAGGCCCAGGTGCCTGTGGTTATCCTGAACGGGCGCATATCGGAGAGCTCCTTTAGGGGATACCGGAAGGTGCGGTTTCTGATGAGGCGGGTTCTCCGGGACGTCACGCTCTTTTGCATGCAGGACGATGAATACGCCCGGCGCATCCGGGAGCTGGGGGCCGGGGAGGAAGACGTCCTGGTGACCGGCAGCTTCAAGTTCGACGTCACGGCCAAAGGCGGCGACATCCCGTGGGCGGGAGGCCTCACGGGGCCGGTCGTGGTGGCGGGAAGCACCCACCGGGGGGAGGACGAGATAATGCTCGGCCTTTTTCGGGCGCTCAAGCAGGATTTTCCCGCTTTGACCCTTATCCTGGTGCCGAGGCATCCGGAAAGGTTCGACGAGGTGGACGCCCTGGTGAGAAAGGAAGGCTTGCCCCTGGTGAGAAGGACCGGCCTGAGCGGGGGGGAGCGCGTGTCGGGCTCTGTGGTTCTCCTGGACACGGTGGGGGAACTTTCCTCCGTCTACGGCATCGCCGATGTGGTCGTCATGGGGGGAAGTTTTATCAGGCACGGGGGGCAGAACCCCCTGGAGGCCATGGCCTGGGGCAAGCCGGTGGTGTGTGGCCCGCACATGGAAAACTTCCATTTTATCAAGGAGTTCTACGACAGGGGCGCGGCGATTGAGGCCCGGGAGAATACGCTTGCACAAAGCGTGAGAGGCCTGCTTTCTTCCCCTCAAAAGAGGCAGTCCATGGGGGCGCGCGCCCGGGACATCCTCAAGGCGAACCAGGGGGCGGTGGGCAGGGCGCTGGATGCGGTGGAGCGGTTTCTGCCTGCACTCCCATGA
- the lpxK gene encoding tetraacyldisaccharide 4'-kinase yields the protein MLELAYYLGLRARTSYDAWRARKLPVPVISIGNITTGGTGKTPATAALAAEAARRGRRPCVLTRGYRGRLKGPALVSPDMEEAQAGDEALLLAEKLVGVPVVKGKDRYASGMYALTSAPRPDLFILDDGFQHRRLVRDVDVLLINAASPFDNGRLLPVGHLREPLPAMKRAHAIVLTRSDCVSEDAIDGLTRAVRRHNAHAPVFRAVHGPSFVRTLEGERRPLTWLRGRRLYAFSGIAGGSSFEETLRKAGAEVAGGRVFGDHHRYGEGEVRGLSGAARECGASWIITTEKDIMRLRGMARLPENLIALGIEFVVPREFYEYVLSPERLA from the coding sequence GTGCTTGAGCTTGCATACTACCTCGGCTTGAGGGCCAGGACTTCTTATGACGCGTGGCGCGCGCGGAAGCTCCCCGTCCCGGTCATAAGCATCGGCAACATCACCACGGGCGGCACCGGGAAGACCCCGGCCACGGCTGCACTTGCCGCCGAGGCGGCGCGCAGGGGCAGGAGGCCCTGCGTGCTTACCCGGGGCTACAGGGGGCGGCTCAAGGGCCCGGCCCTGGTCTCTCCGGACATGGAGGAGGCCCAGGCGGGGGACGAGGCCCTTCTTCTTGCGGAGAAGCTGGTCGGGGTTCCGGTGGTGAAGGGGAAAGACCGGTATGCCTCCGGGATGTATGCCCTTACGAGCGCACCCCGGCCCGACCTCTTCATCCTGGATGATGGGTTTCAGCATAGGCGGCTTGTGCGGGACGTGGATGTGCTTCTCATCAATGCCGCCAGCCCCTTCGACAACGGCAGGCTCCTTCCCGTGGGGCACCTGCGGGAGCCCCTCCCGGCGATGAAGAGGGCCCACGCCATCGTCCTGACGCGCAGCGACTGCGTGAGCGAGGACGCGATAGACGGCCTCACCCGTGCCGTCCGCCGCCATAACGCTCACGCCCCGGTATTCCGGGCGGTCCACGGGCCGTCCTTCGTAAGGACCCTGGAGGGGGAGCGAAGGCCCCTCACGTGGCTTCGGGGCAGGCGCCTCTATGCCTTCTCGGGCATCGCCGGCGGGTCTTCTTTCGAGGAAACTCTCCGGAAAGCCGGCGCAGAGGTGGCCGGGGGAAGGGTTTTCGGGGACCACCACAGGTACGGCGAGGGGGAGGTGCGGGGCCTTTCCGGGGCGGCCCGCGAGTGCGGCGCTTCTTGGATAATAACGACCGAAAAGGATATAATGAGGCTGCGGGGCATGGCCCGACTGCCGGAAAACCTTATCGCCCTCGGGATAGAGTTTGTCGTCCCGCGGGAATTTTATGAGTACGTGCTTTCGCCGGAGCGCCTGGCCTGA
- a CDS encoding secondary thiamine-phosphate synthase enzyme YjbQ, producing MLRYMDVKSSNRNELIDITRDIEKQLGNAGAKDGVCYVYVPHTTAAVTINEGADPSVKTDILDSLSRLVPRDMHYRHAEGNADAHVKSTIAGASQFIPVKGGKLALGTWQSVYFCEFDGPRNRRVAIQFIPGD from the coding sequence ATGCTGCGGTACATGGACGTCAAGAGTTCCAACAGGAATGAACTCATCGACATCACCAGGGATATCGAAAAGCAGCTTGGAAACGCCGGCGCCAAGGACGGCGTCTGCTACGTCTACGTTCCCCACACCACCGCCGCGGTGACCATCAACGAAGGTGCCGACCCCAGCGTGAAGACCGACATCCTGGACTCTCTCAGTCGGCTCGTGCCCCGGGACATGCACTACAGGCACGCAGAGGGCAACGCCGACGCCCACGTGAAATCGACGATCGCGGGCGCCTCGCAGTTCATTCCCGTCAAGGGCGGCAAGCTGGCCCTGGGCACATGGCAAAGCGTGTACTTTTGCGAATTTGACGGCCCCAGGAACCGACGAGTGGCCATCCAGTTTATCCCCGGCGACTGA